The Erythrobacter sp. Alg231-14 genome has a segment encoding these proteins:
- a CDS encoding transglutaminase domain-containing protein, producing MKLAIRHTTRYSFKEPVIHALQRLRLTPKETQGQKILDWEMRYDNAQLELEFDDQNYNTVTLIAVNPGVSEVTVTCRGTVQTEDNAGVIGRHSGHLPLWSFLGQTALTKPGPKLRALIRDVDSPSEETKLDYLHALSARIREGVVYQTGATGVNTTAEEAVIAGHGVCQDHAHIFIAAARAADIPARYVSGYLMMNDRIEQEATHAWAEAHIDELGWVGFDISNGISPDPRYVRVATGRDYRDAAPVTGISFGAAEQMLTVDVAVEQQHDTQQQ from the coding sequence ATGAAATTAGCGATCCGCCACACGACACGGTACTCTTTCAAAGAGCCTGTGATCCACGCGTTGCAACGCCTGCGTCTAACGCCGAAAGAGACTCAGGGTCAGAAAATTCTGGATTGGGAAATGCGCTATGACAATGCGCAGCTTGAGTTGGAATTTGACGATCAGAATTACAACACGGTCACGTTGATCGCCGTCAACCCCGGCGTCAGCGAAGTCACGGTGACGTGTCGCGGCACGGTGCAAACCGAAGACAATGCCGGGGTGATTGGACGTCATTCTGGGCATTTGCCGCTGTGGAGTTTTTTAGGTCAGACCGCCTTGACCAAGCCTGGACCAAAATTGCGGGCGTTGATCCGCGACGTCGATAGTCCCAGCGAAGAGACGAAGCTTGATTACCTCCACGCTCTATCGGCGCGCATTCGCGAAGGCGTGGTCTATCAAACCGGCGCAACCGGTGTGAACACCACCGCCGAAGAGGCCGTCATCGCCGGTCACGGCGTGTGTCAGGACCATGCTCATATCTTTATCGCGGCCGCCCGCGCGGCGGATATTCCCGCACGATATGTCAGCGGCTATCTCATGATGAACGATCGGATAGAACAAGAAGCGACCCACGCATGGGCAGAGGCGCATATTGATGAGCTAGGCTGGGTCGGATTTGATATTTCCAACGGGATTAGCCCCGATCCGCGGTATGTGCGCGTGGCCACAGGGCGCGATTACCGCGATGCTGCGCCGGTGACCGGGATCAGTTTCGGCGCCGCTGAACAGATGTTGAC